The Lycium barbarum isolate Lr01 chromosome 12, ASM1917538v2, whole genome shotgun sequence genome includes a region encoding these proteins:
- the LOC132624057 gene encoding LOB domain-containing protein 25-like — translation MASSSSYSNPPCAACKFLRRKCLPGCIFAPYFPPEEPTKFANVHKIFGASNVSKLLNEIQPHQREDAVNSLAYEAEARMKDPVYGCVGAISVLQRQVIGLQKELDATNADLMRYANREVNSSYAYNSQMVNQQRNLNYERRSMGSAGGTTGIDQTNYGFCIPSYTWDNTISGNHNPEADDDSSM, via the coding sequence ATGGCTTCTTCCAGCAGCTATTCTAATCCCCCATGTGCAGCTTGCAAATTCTTGAGAAGAAAATGTTTGCCAGGTTGCATTTTTGCTCCCTATTTTCCTCCAGAAGAACCAACAAAATTCGCCAACGTACACAAAATATTTGGTGCTAGCAACGTAAGTAAACTCCTCAACGAAATTCAACCTCACCAGAGAGAAGACGCAGTTAATTCTCTTGCTTATGAAGCTGAAGCACGTATGAAAGATCCAGTTTATGGCTGTGTTGGAGCCATCTCAGTTCTACAAAGACAAGTTATAGGCCTTCAGAAAGAACTCGATGCTACGAATGCTGATTTAATGCGATATGCCAATCGTGAAGTTAATAGTTCATATGCGTATAATAGTCAAATGGTGAATCAACAAAGGAATTTGAATTATGAGAGAAGATCAATGGGTTCTGCTGGAGGAACTACTGGAATTGATCAAACTAATTATGGGTTTTGTATTCCAAGTTATACATGGGACAATACCATTTCAGGTAATCACAACCCTGAGGCAGATGATGATAGTAGCATGTGA